Proteins co-encoded in one Cytobacillus sp. NJ13 genomic window:
- the ftsZ gene encoding cell division protein FtsZ: protein MLEFDTNLDSLATIKVIGVGGGGNNAVNRMIEHGVQGVEFIAVNTDAQALNLSKAEVKMQIGGKLTRGLGAGANPEVGKKAAEESKEQVEEALKGADMVFVTAGMGGGTGTGAAPVIAQIARDLGALTVGVVTRPFTFEGRKRSTQAAGGIAAMKEAVDTLIVIPNDRLLEIVDKSTPMLEAFREADNVLRQGVQGISDLIAVPGLINLDFADVKTIMSNKGSALMGIGVAAGENRAAEAAKKAISSPLLETSIDGAQGVLMNITGGSNLSLYEVQEAADIVASASDQDVNMIFGSVINENLKDEIVVTVIATGFNEEVIQPKPMRPTFGQPKSSPGMGTSMKREPKREEAPQEPVRSSQSQQPEETLDIPTFLRNRNRRR, encoded by the coding sequence ATGTTGGAATTTGATACAAATTTGGATTCATTAGCAACTATAAAAGTCATCGGCGTTGGAGGCGGCGGTAACAATGCAGTAAACAGAATGATTGAGCATGGTGTTCAAGGCGTTGAGTTTATTGCTGTTAACACGGATGCTCAGGCGCTGAATTTATCAAAAGCAGAAGTGAAAATGCAAATCGGAGGAAAACTTACAAGGGGACTTGGAGCAGGTGCCAACCCTGAGGTAGGTAAAAAAGCTGCAGAAGAAAGTAAAGAGCAGGTAGAAGAAGCATTGAAAGGTGCGGATATGGTATTCGTCACAGCTGGAATGGGAGGAGGGACTGGAACAGGGGCGGCTCCAGTCATCGCCCAGATTGCACGAGATTTAGGAGCTCTGACTGTTGGTGTTGTTACGCGCCCATTCACTTTTGAAGGCCGCAAGCGTTCCACTCAGGCAGCCGGTGGTATTGCTGCTATGAAGGAAGCGGTTGATACGCTGATCGTCATTCCTAATGACAGGCTATTGGAAATCGTTGATAAAAGCACTCCAATGCTTGAAGCATTCCGTGAAGCGGATAATGTTCTGCGCCAGGGTGTTCAGGGTATTTCCGACTTGATTGCTGTTCCGGGATTAATTAACCTCGACTTTGCAGATGTGAAGACAATCATGTCTAATAAAGGTTCTGCACTAATGGGTATTGGTGTCGCTGCAGGAGAAAACCGTGCAGCAGAAGCGGCGAAAAAGGCGATTTCATCACCTTTGCTTGAAACATCAATTGATGGTGCACAAGGCGTCTTAATGAATATCACTGGCGGTTCTAATCTAAGCCTGTATGAAGTACAGGAAGCAGCTGACATTGTTGCTTCTGCTTCCGATCAGGACGTGAATATGATCTTCGGTTCCGTTATTAATGAAAACCTTAAAGATGAAATTGTTGTAACGGTCATTGCAACTGGATTTAATGAAGAAGTGATCCAGCCTAAACCAATGAGGCCAACATTCGGACAGCCTAAATCTTCTCCAGGCATGGGAACGTCTATGAAGCGTGAACCAAAGAGAGAGGAAGCTCCCCAAGAACCTGTAAGAAGCAGCCAATCTCAACAGCCGGAAGAAACTTTGGATATCCCGACGTTCCTCCGCAACCGTAATCGCAGAAGATAA
- the ftsA gene encoding cell division protein FtsA, whose product MNSNEIYVSLDIGTSSVKVIIGEMVNDSLNIIGVGNVQSEGLRKGSIVDIDETVHSIKKAIEQAERMIGMEIKNVIVGITGNHVMLQPSHGVVAVSSENREITDEDVARVIDAAQVVSIPPERDIIDVIPKQFIVDGLDEISDPRGMIGVRLEMEGTIITGSKTILHNTLRCVERAGLEIMDITLQPLAAGAFALSKDEKSLGVALVDIGGGSTTIAIFENGSLKAASVLPVGGDHITKDLSIGLRTSTEDAEKIKTKYGYAFYDHASEDEVFSVPIIGSDQHQQFNQLEISDIIEARMEEIFDLIQHEVKRLGAKDLPGGYVLSGGVANTQGILELAQDVFQNRVRIAIPDYIGVREPQYTTAVGLIKFAYKNAKIQGRKMEQPVTVPEAKEKRVQKPQPQPKTKPEKQPEEKITSRVKKFLGYFFE is encoded by the coding sequence ATGAACAGCAATGAAATATATGTTAGTCTTGACATCGGTACATCCAGTGTAAAAGTAATCATTGGGGAAATGGTCAATGACTCTTTAAATATTATTGGTGTTGGCAATGTACAGTCAGAAGGGTTACGCAAGGGGTCCATTGTTGATATAGACGAAACCGTTCATTCTATTAAAAAGGCAATCGAACAGGCTGAGAGAATGATAGGAATGGAGATTAAAAATGTGATTGTAGGAATTACCGGCAATCATGTTATGCTTCAGCCATCCCATGGTGTTGTTGCAGTCTCGAGTGAAAATAGGGAAATTACAGACGAAGATGTTGCTAGAGTCATAGACGCGGCACAAGTTGTATCAATCCCGCCGGAAAGAGACATCATTGATGTCATCCCAAAACAGTTTATCGTTGACGGATTGGACGAGATCAGTGATCCCCGCGGAATGATTGGTGTGCGGCTGGAAATGGAAGGGACCATTATTACAGGATCGAAAACGATTTTACATAACACCCTGCGCTGTGTTGAACGCGCTGGCCTTGAAATCATGGATATTACACTTCAGCCACTGGCAGCAGGTGCATTCGCTTTATCAAAGGATGAGAAAAGTCTAGGAGTTGCACTTGTTGATATTGGCGGCGGCTCCACAACCATTGCCATATTTGAAAATGGATCTTTAAAGGCAGCCAGTGTTCTGCCTGTAGGGGGAGACCATATCACAAAAGACTTATCTATCGGACTCCGCACATCTACAGAAGATGCAGAAAAAATCAAAACAAAGTATGGCTATGCGTTCTATGACCATGCATCTGAAGATGAGGTATTCAGCGTTCCCATCATCGGAAGCGATCAGCATCAGCAATTTAATCAGCTGGAAATATCGGATATTATAGAAGCTCGGATGGAAGAGATTTTTGATCTTATCCAGCACGAAGTGAAACGTCTTGGAGCAAAAGATCTTCCAGGGGGCTATGTATTATCTGGAGGCGTAGCGAATACACAGGGAATCCTTGAACTGGCACAGGATGTTTTCCAAAATAGAGTCCGCATCGCCATCCCTGATTATATTGGCGTGAGGGAACCGCAGTATACGACTGCTGTTGGATTGATTAAGTTCGCGTATAAAAATGCTAAAATACAGGGCAGAAAAATGGAACAGCCAGTGACGGTCCCTGAAGCAAAAGAAAAACGAGTGCAAAAACCGCAACCGCAACCGAAAACAAAGCCGGAAAAACAGCCGGAAGAAAAAATCACATCAAGAGTTAAAAAGTTCCTCGGATACTTTTTCGAATAA
- a CDS encoding small basic family protein, whose product MWLPVLGLIIGVILGLMTDIKVPDEYSNYLSIAVLAALDTLFGGIRAQLQNIYDEKVFVSGFFFNILLAASLAFLGVHLGVDLYLAAVFAFGVRLFQNIAVIRRILIAKWSQNREKTEKNDI is encoded by the coding sequence CGTTTTAGGATTGATCATAGGTGTGATACTTGGACTTATGACAGATATAAAAGTGCCGGATGAATACTCGAATTATCTTTCCATTGCTGTTCTTGCTGCATTGGATACTCTATTCGGTGGAATCAGGGCGCAGCTTCAAAATATTTATGATGAAAAAGTTTTCGTTTCCGGTTTCTTTTTTAACATCCTGCTGGCAGCAAGTTTAGCTTTTCTGGGTGTCCATCTTGGTGTAGACTTGTACTTAGCAGCAGTATTTGCTTTTGGGGTCAGGCTATTCCAAAATATTGCGGTCATCAGAAGAATTTTAATCGCAAAATGGTCCCAAAACAGAGAAAAAACAGAAAAAAATGATATTTAA